From Garra rufa chromosome 19, GarRuf1.0, whole genome shotgun sequence, the proteins below share one genomic window:
- the snrpd3l gene encoding small nuclear ribonucleoprotein D3 polypeptide, like — translation MSIGVPIKVLHEAEGHIVTCETNTGEVYRGKLIEAEDNMNCQMSNITVTYRDGRVSQLEQVYIRGSKIRFLILPDMLKNAPMLKSMKNKNQGAGAGRGKAAILKAQVAARGRGRGGPGGRGNIFQKRR, via the exons ATGTCCATTGGTGTTCCCATCAAAGTCCTGCATGAAGCAGAGGGTCACATCGTGACCTGTGAGACAAACACGGGTGAGGTATACAGAGGCAAACTGATTGAAGCAGAGGATAATATGAACTGCCAG ATGTCTAACATTACAGTGACCTACCGAGATGGCAGAGTGTCCCAGCTGGAGCAGGTGTACATTCGTGGCAGCAAAATCCGCTTTCTCATTTTGCCAGACATGTTGAAAAACGCCCCTATGTTGAAGAGCATGAAAAACAAAAACCAAGGTGCAGGAGCCGGAAGAGGCAAAGCTGCTATTCTCAAAGCTCAAG TCGCAGCAAGGGGCCGAGGTCGAGGAGGACCAGGAGGAAGGGGAAATATTTTCCAGAAAAGAAGATAA
- the adora2ab gene encoding adenosine A2a receptor b, giving the protein MSSLVYIVLELLIAVLAVAGNVLVCWAVCLNSNLQSITNFFVVSLAVADIAVGLLAIPFAVIISTGFCSHFHGCLFIACFVLVLTQSSIFSLLAIAVDRYIAIKIPLRYNSLVTGQRAKSIIAVCWILSVVIGLTPMLGWNRRVAAGTNSSCPQGMTECLFEKVVTMGYMVYFNFFGCVLIPLFAMLAIYARIFMAARRQLRQMDQKLVHLQGHAHKEGSSSRSTLQKEVHAAKSLAIIVGLFAICWLPLHIINCFTLFCPQCDRPQDWVMYLAIILSHANSVVNPFIYAYRIRDFRHTFRRIIRKHFLWHENRLPIGNSNGGMAASSAAVSVIETSCTVSNGYVLDANPIPGMVACDKFTKQMPSKTEFQDLGYSLNGTLEHSFPANSTQIFSLHTGEEVPSIRDHVEIMTVKDCSAITNVHVRCLVPIRTSNSSDLAEVS; this is encoded by the exons ATGTCTTCGCTCGTCTACATTGTTCTTGAGCTCCTGATTGCAGTTTTGGCCGTGGCGGGGAACGTTCTGGTGTGCTGGGCCGTCTGCCTCAACAGTAACCTCCAAAGCATCACCAACTTCTTCGTGGTGTCACTGGCTGTGGCGGACATCGCAGTGGGACTTCTGGCCATCCCGTTCGCTGTCATCATCAGCACGGGCTTCTGCAGCCATTTTCACGGGTGCCTGTTCATTGCGTGCTTCGTGCTGGTCCTCACACAGAGCTCCATCTTCAGTTTGTTGGCCATTGCTGTGGATCGGTACATCGCCATCAAGATCCCATTGAG GTACAACAGCCTCGTCACAGGCCAAAGAGCTAAAAGCATCATTGCGGTATGCTGGATACTTTCAGTGGTCATCGGCCTGACCCCTATGCTAGGCTGGAACAGGCGTGTCGCTGCAGGCACCAACAGCTCCTGCCCTCAAGGTATGACGGAGTGCCTGTTCGAAAAGGTGGTCACCATGGGATATATGGTTTATTTCAACTTTTTCGGATGCGTTTTGATTCCGCTATTTGCCATGCTGGCCATCTATGCACGGATCTTCATGGCCGCCCGTCGCCAGCTCAGACAGATGGACCAGAAACTAGTACACTTGCAAGGACATGCCCATAAGGAGGGATCCTCATCCCGGTCTACGCTGCAAAAGGAAGTCCATGCGGCCAAATCGCTGGCTATCATTGTAGGCCTCTTTGCTATTTGTTGGCTACCATTACACATCATTAACTGCTTCACACTGTTTTGCCCACAGTGTGACCGACCTCAGGACTGGGTCATGTACCTGGCCATAATTCTTTCCCATGCTAATTCAGTAGTGAACCCATTTATATATGCCTATCGAATACGTGACTTCAGACACACCTTCCGAAGGATCATCCGAAAGCACTTCCTGTGGCACGAAAACAGACTGCCCATTGGTAACAGCAACGGAGGCATGGCTGCTTCTTCCGCTGCCGTCAGTGTGATTGAGACTTCTTGTACAGTGTCCAACGGCTATGTGTTGGATGCCAATCCCATTCCTGGCATGGTTGCTTGTGACAAATTTACAAAGCAAATGCCATCAAAAACAGAATTCCAAGACTTGGGATACAGTTTAAATGGAACACTGGAACATTCCTTTCCCGCCAATTCGACACAGATTTTCTCATTACATACTGGAGAGGAAGTTCCCTCCATCAGGGACCATGTAGAAATCATGACTGTGAAAGACTGCAGTGCTATTACTAACGTACATGTCAGATGTCTGGTGCCCATAAGGACGAGCAACTCATCCGATCTTGCAGAAGTGTCTTGA